In a genomic window of Novosphingobium sp. KA1:
- a CDS encoding TetR/AcrR family transcriptional regulator, whose product MMTKQDDGAVARRERARPKKGQGPDLHRLERSALAAFSRRGFAAVGLRELAASIGIAPTLILYRYGSKLGLWKALVDELGLRVDQACAAMDSAFAAAQPFPDRASAALRPFVRLTIEIPELAPLFIGEMSEPGERQDYLLDKVWSPFLVSLLPIIHDAERFGNSDLGVPKFAAFSILSMIFAAQYMAPVIGLAADAPQHDPLARVLRPIERLLTLDLAQDRACDLSTGRSPLNPAP is encoded by the coding sequence ATGATGACGAAGCAAGACGATGGCGCTGTCGCCAGACGGGAACGGGCCCGCCCGAAGAAAGGGCAGGGCCCCGACCTGCACCGTCTGGAACGCAGCGCCCTCGCGGCCTTTTCACGGCGGGGGTTCGCGGCCGTGGGGCTTCGCGAACTGGCAGCCTCGATCGGTATCGCGCCGACCCTGATCCTCTATCGCTACGGTTCGAAACTCGGCCTGTGGAAGGCGCTCGTGGATGAGCTTGGCCTGCGGGTCGATCAGGCCTGCGCGGCGATGGACAGCGCGTTCGCGGCGGCGCAGCCGTTTCCGGACAGGGCCAGCGCCGCGCTTCGCCCCTTCGTGCGGCTCACTATCGAGATTCCGGAACTGGCGCCGCTGTTCATCGGTGAAATGTCGGAGCCGGGAGAGCGACAGGACTACCTTCTCGACAAAGTCTGGAGCCCGTTTCTCGTCTCGCTGCTGCCGATCATCCACGACGCCGAGCGTTTCGGCAATTCCGATCTCGGCGTCCCGAAATTTGCCGCATTTTCGATCCTCAGCATGATCTTTGCGGCGCAGTACATGGCGCCGGTGATCGGTCTGGCAGCGGACGCGCCGCAGCATGACCCGCTCGCCCGGGTCCTGAGGCCGATCGAGCGCCTGCTGACGCTCGATCTCGCACAGGATCGCGCCTGCGATCTTTCAACCGGGCGCAGTCCCCTCAATCCGGCGCCATGA
- a CDS encoding TetR/AcrR family transcriptional regulator: MLQLLQRKPFDQITVRDICAEAKVHYATFFRHHETKESLLDAIAKDEIARLNQLTLSIRDAESYEAGFEGLCAYVAEHRELWAILLNGGAGGAMREEWLRVSMEVAKGEQPINAWLPTELGTICAASLIAETLAWWVGQPEDTYSVSQIARILYRLLSTSIMAPD, from the coding sequence ATGCTGCAACTCCTCCAGCGCAAGCCCTTCGACCAGATCACCGTGCGCGATATCTGCGCCGAGGCAAAGGTCCATTACGCCACCTTCTTCCGTCACCACGAAACGAAGGAATCGCTGCTCGACGCCATTGCCAAGGACGAGATCGCCCGCCTCAACCAGTTGACGCTGTCGATCCGCGATGCCGAAAGCTACGAAGCCGGTTTCGAGGGCCTCTGCGCCTATGTGGCAGAACACCGCGAACTCTGGGCGATCCTGCTCAACGGCGGCGCCGGCGGCGCCATGCGGGAGGAATGGCTGCGGGTCTCGATGGAAGTGGCCAAGGGCGAACAGCCGATCAACGCCTGGCTGCCCACCGAACTGGGAACGATCTGCGCCGCCTCGCTGATCGCGGAGACACTGGCCTGGTGGGTCGGCCAGCCGGAAGACACCTACAGCGTCTCGCAAATCGCGCGCATCCTTTACCGGCTGCTGTCCACCTCGATCATGGCGCCGGATTGA
- a CDS encoding glycosyl hydrolase family 8, with translation MTRHTRTEPFAAFPALDRRKFTLGAMLALTAACNGGAQSRDPARGGSRMLTWTAYRDKYMMADGRIVDTGNKGVSHSEGQSYGLIFAYNANDRDSFERIARWTQEQLSRKDIALHCWRYDPAAADPVADKNNATDGDLVIAWALHLAGKRWDRPDYMARSAAIRAAIRSHCVIERYGRHLLLPGLQGFVTGGGVTLNPSYFVWPALDAFARIDGAGIWGPVIDDCAQLLGLARFGARHLPCDWMTISGPAQLAPASDKPPRFGYDAIRVPLYAALGNRKVLAADVAAYWRACLAGGKPIPAWIDVVTGEEANYALSNGGAAVAGLLLGTAQPAALDDDYYAASLQLLAKLPTGL, from the coding sequence ATGACACGCCATACCCGGACCGAACCGTTTGCGGCCTTCCCCGCCCTCGATCGCCGGAAATTCACGCTCGGCGCGATGCTGGCGCTGACCGCTGCCTGCAACGGCGGCGCGCAGAGCCGCGATCCGGCGCGGGGGGGCTCGCGTATGCTGACCTGGACCGCCTATCGCGACAAGTACATGATGGCCGACGGCCGCATCGTCGATACCGGCAACAAGGGGGTCAGCCATAGCGAAGGCCAGAGCTATGGCCTGATCTTTGCCTACAACGCCAATGATCGCGACAGTTTCGAGCGGATCGCCCGCTGGACGCAGGAGCAGTTGTCGCGCAAGGACATCGCCCTCCATTGCTGGCGCTACGATCCCGCCGCCGCCGACCCGGTGGCGGACAAGAACAACGCCACCGACGGCGACCTTGTCATCGCCTGGGCGCTGCACCTGGCCGGAAAACGATGGGACCGGCCGGACTACATGGCACGCTCTGCGGCAATCCGCGCCGCCATTCGCAGCCACTGCGTGATCGAACGCTACGGGCGCCATCTGCTGCTGCCGGGCCTCCAGGGCTTTGTCACCGGCGGCGGCGTCACGCTTAACCCGTCCTACTTCGTGTGGCCTGCGCTCGACGCTTTTGCGCGCATCGACGGCGCCGGCATATGGGGACCGGTGATCGATGACTGCGCCCAGTTGCTGGGCCTTGCCCGCTTCGGCGCGCGCCATCTTCCCTGTGACTGGATGACCATCAGCGGCCCAGCACAGCTTGCCCCGGCAAGCGACAAGCCGCCCCGCTTCGGATACGATGCGATCCGCGTGCCGCTTTACGCCGCTTTGGGCAATCGCAAGGTGCTGGCAGCCGACGTCGCGGCCTATTGGCGCGCCTGCCTTGCCGGGGGCAAGCCGATCCCGGCATGGATCGACGTCGTCACCGGCGAGGAAGCGAACTACGCGCTTTCGAACGGCGGCGCGGCAGTGGCCGGGCTGCTGCTCGGCACGGCGCAGCCCGCCGCGCTCGACGACGACTACTATGCCGCCTCCCTGCAGCTGCTGGCAAAATTGCCGACTGGCCTGTAG
- a CDS encoding cellulose biosynthesis protein BcsC has protein sequence MTVARKPLRLACLALLLASTGAEVVSVGVASAQDSGVAALLQQARYWRSKGREDLAQQALRRARALDPNNPAVAQAMNGGGKAAPTPAAPAAAKPAAAASAKPAQPRQTGNAASASRPGPTPAKPVQTKPAQAKPAPSSASNRAGQARVAGFAAIEKGDLDGAASQFQRALAVNPRDADALGGLGIVRLRESRFAESADLLGQASRLGRAEQWSSGLAAARFFAGLGEARDALARGDLTAAQTTAEALVHSGYPQSGPAVELLANIYEQQGRHADAAELYRQAGQTGNASSADDRRLQVSAARSRALAAAAAGDDLGATREFQNGLVADPEDPWIRYEFAEFNIKRGRVPEAEALLRSLVSKGKPDALYAAALLNADLDRPAEASRLIDMIPETQRTAQMRSFAVGVKTDEAIARAKAMGASGQSAQALASLRQLGSMSGIPVGKQAAIANALYDLGDTAGAAAVAENATHGNATGIEDYEGLIGTLARVGRDDLARDMLQRAGSLAGGSADSQRAYARMNGALMVSQADRARLEGRFAESFDILQSAWSAAPDNMDVLAGLARLYQSGRMPARAAQAWQLVLARKPGDRDALLGLADTAQAAGDDDLSRKAQNDVLRAFPQDYEVRMTIARIEQSRGNNRAAARYLKEARALYTARQGGTSIDGLAGGNPFAAMSPAGGANPFRNQAVAAPQAVNPFALGSGTRLPSAAAPAYAPAQAYAAAPYQAPLASGAGASPAGGAIAYSSPYMSEPVPADAASAYPADPVMAQIQSQLANLTQETGPRVDVDTGYRQRSGEKGLSRLDEIKGSVRFSTDVPTGRVYAKAEATVLDAGSPSKSGQARFGQNATIEADNIVAQTEAQFDGPGSVNASGVAFSAGYESDFAQAEAGTTPIGMGKTKVTFRGAVTPEVSPGFRVSAVAERKPVTDSVLSYAGVVDPVSKERWGQVMRTGFGGGLSYDRDGSGVYGEGRYYRFNGTRVVRNDGFEANVGGYLRAYASPHSALTVGLNVNYQDYDKSQNYFTWGNGGYFSPQSFISVGFPVNYTLNNDRFDMRASFTPGFQSYSQDASPLYPTDADLQGHLDDAKADDNDVRSFYDESSKTGFALSALLSLYYKISPTTRIGGETSYNTFGTYNEFRSLFSVRQNFGNTGR, from the coding sequence ATGACCGTAGCCCGCAAACCCCTGCGCCTGGCCTGCCTGGCGCTGCTGCTCGCCTCGACCGGGGCGGAAGTGGTGAGCGTGGGTGTCGCCTCGGCGCAGGATAGCGGCGTCGCCGCGCTGCTGCAGCAGGCCCGCTACTGGCGCTCCAAGGGGCGCGAGGATCTGGCCCAGCAGGCCTTGCGCCGTGCCCGCGCGCTCGATCCCAACAATCCGGCCGTGGCCCAGGCCATGAACGGCGGCGGCAAGGCGGCTCCCACGCCCGCCGCTCCGGCTGCGGCGAAACCCGCCGCCGCTGCATCTGCCAAACCCGCTCAGCCGCGCCAGACCGGCAATGCGGCCTCGGCATCGCGGCCCGGCCCAACCCCGGCCAAACCTGTACAGACCAAACCCGCACAGGCCAAACCTGCCCCCTCCTCCGCCAGCAACCGCGCCGGGCAGGCCCGCGTGGCCGGTTTCGCGGCTATTGAAAAGGGCGACCTCGACGGCGCGGCCAGCCAGTTCCAGCGCGCCCTCGCGGTCAATCCGCGCGATGCCGATGCGCTTGGCGGACTTGGCATCGTGCGCCTGCGCGAGAGCCGCTTCGCGGAATCGGCCGATCTGCTGGGGCAGGCCTCGCGCCTCGGCCGCGCCGAGCAATGGAGCAGCGGCCTTGCCGCAGCGCGCTTCTTTGCCGGCCTTGGCGAGGCCCGCGATGCCCTGGCGCGCGGCGATCTGACGGCGGCGCAGACCACCGCCGAAGCGCTGGTCCACTCCGGTTATCCGCAGTCCGGCCCGGCGGTCGAACTGCTCGCCAACATCTACGAGCAGCAGGGCCGCCATGCCGATGCCGCCGAACTCTATCGGCAGGCAGGGCAAACCGGAAACGCCAGCAGCGCCGACGACCGGCGCCTGCAGGTCAGCGCGGCGCGCAGCCGCGCGCTTGCCGCCGCCGCTGCCGGGGACGATCTGGGCGCCACGCGCGAGTTCCAGAACGGCCTTGTCGCCGATCCCGAGGATCCGTGGATCCGCTACGAATTTGCCGAGTTCAACATCAAGCGCGGCCGCGTCCCGGAAGCCGAGGCCTTGCTGCGTTCCCTGGTATCCAAGGGCAAGCCCGACGCGCTTTATGCCGCCGCGCTGCTCAACGCCGACCTCGACCGCCCGGCCGAGGCCAGCCGCCTCATCGACATGATCCCGGAAACCCAGCGCACCGCCCAGATGCGCAGTTTCGCGGTGGGCGTGAAGACCGACGAGGCAATCGCCCGTGCCAAGGCCATGGGCGCTTCGGGGCAGAGCGCGCAGGCCCTCGCCTCCCTGCGCCAGCTCGGCTCGATGAGCGGCATTCCGGTGGGCAAGCAGGCCGCGATCGCCAATGCGCTCTATGACCTCGGCGATACCGCCGGTGCCGCTGCCGTCGCGGAAAATGCGACGCACGGCAATGCCACCGGCATCGAGGACTATGAAGGGCTGATCGGCACGCTGGCCCGCGTCGGCCGCGACGATCTTGCCCGCGACATGCTGCAACGCGCCGGATCGCTGGCCGGCGGCTCGGCGGACAGCCAGCGCGCCTATGCCCGGATGAACGGGGCGCTGATGGTCTCGCAGGCCGACCGCGCCCGGCTCGAAGGGCGTTTTGCCGAATCCTTCGATATCCTGCAATCCGCCTGGAGCGCCGCGCCTGACAACATGGACGTGCTGGCCGGGCTTGCCCGCCTCTACCAGAGCGGCCGGATGCCGGCACGCGCGGCGCAGGCCTGGCAACTGGTGCTCGCCCGCAAGCCGGGGGACCGCGACGCCCTGCTCGGACTGGCCGATACCGCGCAGGCGGCCGGCGACGACGACCTTTCACGCAAGGCGCAGAACGATGTGCTGCGGGCCTTCCCGCAGGACTACGAAGTGCGCATGACCATCGCGCGCATCGAACAGTCACGCGGGAACAACCGTGCCGCGGCGCGCTACCTCAAGGAAGCGCGTGCGCTCTACACCGCCCGCCAGGGCGGCACCTCGATCGACGGTCTGGCAGGCGGCAATCCCTTTGCGGCGATGAGCCCGGCCGGCGGCGCCAATCCGTTCCGCAACCAGGCCGTAGCAGCGCCGCAGGCGGTCAATCCGTTTGCCCTGGGTTCCGGCACCCGGCTGCCCTCGGCCGCTGCGCCAGCCTATGCGCCTGCCCAGGCCTATGCCGCCGCGCCCTATCAGGCCCCGTTGGCAAGCGGCGCAGGAGCCAGCCCGGCAGGCGGAGCGATCGCCTATTCCTCGCCTTACATGTCCGAGCCGGTCCCGGCTGACGCGGCGAGCGCCTATCCCGCCGATCCGGTCATGGCCCAGATCCAGTCCCAGCTCGCCAACCTGACGCAGGAAACCGGACCGCGTGTCGATGTCGATACCGGCTACCGCCAGCGCTCGGGCGAAAAGGGACTGAGCCGCCTCGACGAGATCAAGGGCTCGGTCCGCTTCTCCACCGACGTGCCGACCGGCCGCGTCTATGCCAAGGCCGAAGCGACCGTGCTCGACGCCGGTTCGCCCAGCAAGTCCGGGCAGGCGCGGTTCGGCCAGAACGCCACGATCGAGGCCGACAACATCGTCGCCCAGACGGAGGCGCAGTTCGACGGTCCCGGCAGCGTCAATGCCTCTGGCGTGGCCTTCTCGGCCGGCTACGAAAGCGATTTTGCCCAGGCCGAAGCGGGCACCACGCCGATCGGCATGGGCAAGACCAAGGTCACCTTCCGCGGCGCCGTCACGCCTGAAGTGAGCCCCGGTTTCCGGGTGAGCGCGGTGGCCGAGCGCAAGCCGGTGACCGACAGCGTGCTATCTTATGCCGGCGTCGTCGATCCCGTCAGCAAGGAGCGTTGGGGCCAGGTCATGCGCACCGGCTTCGGCGGCGGCCTGTCCTACGACCGCGATGGCAGCGGTGTCTACGGCGAAGGGCGCTACTACCGGTTCAACGGGACCAGGGTCGTGCGCAATGACGGCTTCGAGGCCAACGTCGGCGGTTACCTGCGGGCCTATGCCAGCCCGCATTCGGCACTCACGGTCGGGCTCAACGTCAATTACCAGGACTACGACAAGAGCCAGAACTACTTCACCTGGGGCAACGGCGGCTACTTCAGCCCGCAAAGCTTCATCTCGGTGGGCTTCCCGGTCAACTACACCCTGAATAACGACCGGTTCGACATGCGCGCCTCGTTCACCCCCGGCTTCCAGAGCTACAGCCAGGATGCCAGCCCGCTCTATCCCACGGATGCGGACCTGCAGGGGCACCTCGACGATGCCAAGGCGGACGATAACGACGTCCGCTCCTTCTACGACGAGAGCAGCAAGACCGGCTTCGCGCTCTCCGCGCTGCTGTCGCTTTATTACAAGATATCGCCAACAACACGGATCGGCGGCGAAACAAGCTATAATACCTTCGGAACCTATAACGAGTTCCGTAGCTTGTTCAGCGTCAGGCAGAACTTCGGGAACACGGGCAGATGA
- the bcsA gene encoding UDP-forming cellulose synthase catalytic subunit, which translates to MTGKVLQRGILRYLVIALVVVIAALVVSVPLDNNAQWIFAAVAVGGTLLMRRWPGRKGALALGLLALLMSTRYMFWRTTQTLAFGTLPEFLLGGGLYLAELYAWVILALGFLQTSWPLDRPVIEPNGPSEEWPTVDIYIPTYNESLDIVRNTVFAAMDLDYPADRYRVFILDDGKRAEFRAFAREAGCGYITRDNNLHAKAGNLNAAMTKTDGELIAIFDCDHVPTRAFLQLTVGWFQKDPRLALLQTPHHMYSPDPVQRNLAGVIDDMAGEGDLFYGPVQGGNDLWNAAFFCGSCAIIRREALMETNGFAGETVTEDAHTALKLQRTGWNTAYISARLSAGLATERLVLHVGQRIRWARGMTQILRIDNPLFGPGLTWQQRLCYLNAMLHFQYPLPRIAFLTSPLAYLIFGLNIIQASASLIFAYALPHLFCASASNLRTQGADRRPFWGEVYETILAFHLVKPTLMTWFQPRKGKFNVTDKGSLLDRTYFDWAIVKPHLITIGLLLAGIALAVIKWAFFPYMFNVQTDTLVLNISWAVFSLVILIAAVSVARETRQARKDIRIPVELPVTAYLASGHVLETRTLDISMGGAALALPQGRPAGDNAVRHITMAMGDEVLSIPVETVRTTGDRAFVRFEQLDVLAGRHLVRAVMGRADAWQPASPHVQVTGLRSLADIIIVDMVTIKRMLRLNFAERRAMRREAELAALIAPSAPVAATPSAPASVSPSPTRKTRGISLGKAAALACALALGLATIVLGSREVHAAPVPAKPAAAAAGGEAGAGAAPAAGTIAERLTLKDMRITTPIRLQGTQGEIGIPFGMRQDRVVTSAVMTLQMAWSPMMLDSMSHLVVILNGEAVQTIPLSRADAGGRALRIAINPALFLPGDNQLNLRLVGHYATDCEDPFNSVLWANISNVRSWIDFQYQPLPFAPDLARMPLPFFDKGQNLPLTVPFVFAGQPRKGELEAAAATASWLGSLASYRGFSFKPVFGALPKGNAVVFLKQGQSIPGLAIAPPSGASAAVMRNPADPSGTLLVLMGRSDGELRLAAGAVALGRGVFGGQRMNFDDVRIPAWKRYGALRWVSTDRPVKLGEIMPAYALQGMGFRPGPLTTSFRVAPDLFFWPREGGKLSLGYRYPVAQWLDKRASRLDVSLNGQYLKSLPMGSTWWSALFGANGVRSQDSTASLPLPRYNLFGQNELTFDYNMVIADKKKCTGTLPENVRTSLDPDSTIDFSSAYHAIMMPDLATFAGAGFPFTVAPDLAETTVVMADAPSAATVEAFLGLMGRFGDSTGVPVTAITITSSVDPSRLDSQDLLVIGGSQLAGGTLFDSAPVRFVNGHLQVSERSPLQYVTSLFGGTRSDDPADAAPMVYNARGFSGIVSFRSPYASDRTVVAVLADDPSALPGLVDGMADVKFNASIQGDLAVTKGDGMASFAIGDRYWTGSLPVWMKLAYWFSQRPMLMAIFALALAVLLAGPAYLYFRGQAARRLGNTDDTA; encoded by the coding sequence ATGACGGGTAAGGTTCTGCAGCGGGGAATACTGCGTTATCTCGTGATCGCGCTGGTCGTGGTGATCGCGGCGCTGGTCGTGAGCGTGCCGCTCGACAACAACGCGCAGTGGATCTTCGCAGCCGTCGCGGTTGGCGGAACCTTGCTCATGCGGCGCTGGCCGGGCCGTAAGGGCGCGCTGGCGCTTGGCCTGCTGGCGCTGCTGATGTCGACCCGCTACATGTTCTGGCGCACGACCCAGACCCTGGCCTTCGGCACTTTGCCCGAATTCCTGCTGGGCGGCGGGCTCTATCTCGCCGAACTCTACGCCTGGGTGATCCTGGCGCTTGGCTTCCTGCAGACCAGCTGGCCGCTCGACCGTCCGGTGATCGAGCCCAACGGCCCTTCCGAGGAATGGCCCACGGTCGATATCTACATCCCGACCTACAACGAAAGCCTCGACATCGTGCGCAACACGGTGTTCGCGGCGATGGACCTGGACTATCCGGCCGACCGCTACCGCGTCTTTATCCTCGACGACGGCAAGCGCGCGGAATTCCGCGCCTTTGCGCGTGAAGCAGGCTGCGGCTACATCACCCGCGACAACAACCTGCACGCCAAGGCGGGCAATCTCAACGCGGCGATGACAAAGACCGACGGCGAGCTCATCGCCATCTTCGACTGCGACCACGTGCCGACCCGCGCCTTCCTCCAGCTCACCGTCGGCTGGTTCCAGAAGGACCCGCGCCTTGCCCTGCTGCAGACGCCGCACCACATGTATTCGCCCGATCCGGTCCAGCGCAACCTCGCCGGCGTGATCGACGACATGGCGGGCGAAGGCGACTTGTTCTACGGCCCGGTGCAGGGCGGCAACGACTTGTGGAACGCGGCCTTCTTCTGCGGCTCCTGCGCGATCATCCGCCGCGAAGCGCTGATGGAAACCAATGGCTTCGCCGGTGAAACGGTGACCGAGGACGCCCACACCGCGCTCAAGCTGCAGCGCACCGGCTGGAACACCGCCTACATCAGCGCGCGGCTTTCCGCCGGGCTCGCCACCGAGCGGCTCGTGCTGCACGTCGGCCAGCGCATCCGCTGGGCGCGCGGGATGACGCAGATCCTGCGCATCGACAATCCGCTGTTCGGCCCCGGCCTCACCTGGCAGCAGCGCCTCTGCTACCTCAACGCGATGCTGCACTTCCAGTATCCGCTGCCGCGCATCGCCTTCCTGACCAGTCCGCTCGCCTACCTGATCTTTGGCCTCAACATCATCCAGGCCTCGGCCTCGCTGATCTTCGCCTATGCCCTGCCGCACCTGTTCTGCGCCTCGGCCTCGAACTTGCGCACGCAAGGGGCGGACCGGCGGCCGTTCTGGGGCGAGGTCTACGAGACCATTCTGGCCTTCCACCTCGTCAAGCCGACCTTGATGACATGGTTCCAGCCCCGCAAGGGCAAGTTCAACGTCACCGACAAGGGCAGCCTGCTCGATCGCACCTATTTCGACTGGGCGATCGTCAAGCCACACCTCATCACCATCGGCCTGCTGCTGGCCGGGATCGCACTGGCCGTGATCAAATGGGCGTTTTTCCCCTACATGTTCAACGTCCAGACCGACACGCTGGTGCTGAACATCTCGTGGGCCGTGTTCAGTCTCGTGATCCTGATCGCCGCCGTTTCGGTGGCGCGCGAAACCCGCCAGGCCCGCAAGGACATCCGCATTCCCGTGGAGCTGCCGGTAACGGCCTATCTCGCATCGGGGCACGTGCTGGAAACGCGCACCCTCGACATCTCGATGGGCGGCGCCGCCCTTGCCCTGCCGCAAGGACGACCGGCGGGAGACAATGCCGTGCGGCACATCACCATGGCGATGGGCGACGAAGTCCTGTCGATCCCGGTGGAAACCGTGCGCACGACCGGCGACCGCGCCTTCGTGCGCTTCGAACAGCTTGACGTCCTGGCCGGACGCCACCTCGTGCGCGCCGTGATGGGCCGTGCGGATGCCTGGCAACCGGCCTCGCCGCACGTCCAGGTGACCGGCCTGCGTTCGCTGGCCGACATCATCATCGTCGACATGGTGACCATTAAACGTATGCTTCGCCTCAATTTTGCCGAACGCCGCGCCATGCGCCGGGAAGCCGAGCTAGCCGCACTCATCGCGCCTTCGGCCCCCGTCGCGGCCACGCCGTCCGCCCCTGCCTCTGTTTCGCCCTCGCCGACCCGCAAGACACGGGGCATCAGCCTCGGCAAGGCAGCCGCGCTGGCCTGCGCACTCGCGCTCGGTCTGGCGACGATCGTGCTCGGCTCGCGCGAGGTGCACGCCGCGCCCGTTCCGGCAAAGCCCGCCGCCGCTGCGGCCGGCGGTGAAGCCGGAGCCGGAGCCGCGCCCGCGGCCGGCACCATTGCGGAGCGGCTGACGCTCAAGGACATGCGCATCACCACCCCGATCCGCCTCCAGGGCACCCAGGGGGAAATCGGCATACCGTTCGGCATGCGTCAGGACCGTGTGGTGACTTCGGCGGTCATGACCCTGCAGATGGCCTGGTCGCCGATGATGCTCGACAGCATGAGCCACCTGGTAGTGATCCTCAACGGCGAGGCGGTGCAGACGATCCCGCTCTCCCGTGCCGATGCCGGCGGCCGCGCGCTGCGCATCGCGATCAACCCCGCGCTGTTCCTGCCGGGCGACAACCAGCTCAACTTGCGCCTGGTCGGCCACTACGCGACCGACTGCGAGGATCCGTTCAACTCGGTACTCTGGGCGAATATCAGCAACGTGCGCTCGTGGATCGATTTCCAGTATCAGCCACTGCCCTTTGCGCCTGACCTTGCGCGCATGCCGCTGCCCTTTTTCGACAAGGGGCAGAACCTGCCGCTGACGGTGCCCTTCGTGTTTGCCGGCCAGCCCCGCAAGGGCGAGCTGGAAGCGGCAGCGGCCACCGCCTCCTGGCTGGGGTCGCTCGCCAGCTACCGGGGCTTCTCGTTCAAGCCGGTCTTCGGCGCCTTGCCCAAGGGCAATGCGGTGGTCTTCCTCAAGCAGGGCCAATCGATCCCCGGCCTCGCCATCGCGCCGCCCAGCGGCGCTTCGGCTGCCGTCATGCGCAACCCGGCCGATCCTTCGGGCACCCTGCTGGTGCTGATGGGCCGCAGCGACGGCGAACTGCGCCTCGCCGCCGGAGCCGTGGCGCTGGGGCGCGGCGTGTTCGGCGGCCAGCGCATGAACTTCGACGACGTTCGCATCCCGGCCTGGAAGCGATACGGCGCGCTGCGCTGGGTCTCGACAGACCGGCCGGTGAAGCTGGGCGAGATCATGCCCGCCTATGCGCTTCAGGGCATGGGCTTCCGCCCCGGCCCGCTGACCACCAGCTTCCGCGTCGCGCCCGACTTGTTCTTCTGGCCGCGAGAAGGCGGCAAGCTGAGCCTCGGCTATCGCTATCCGGTCGCCCAGTGGCTCGACAAGCGCGCCTCGCGCCTCGACGTCTCGCTCAATGGCCAGTACCTCAAGTCGCTGCCGATGGGCTCCACCTGGTGGAGCGCGCTGTTCGGTGCGAACGGCGTGCGCAGCCAGGATTCCACGGCGTCGCTGCCGCTGCCGCGCTACAACCTGTTCGGCCAGAACGAACTGACGTTCGACTACAACATGGTCATTGCCGACAAGAAGAAGTGCACCGGCACCCTGCCCGAAAACGTGCGCACGTCGCTTGATCCGGACAGCACGATCGACTTCTCCAGCGCCTACCACGCGATCATGATGCCCGATCTCGCCACGTTCGCCGGTGCCGGTTTCCCCTTCACGGTGGCGCCCGACCTTGCCGAGACGACCGTCGTGATGGCCGATGCCCCCTCGGCGGCAACGGTCGAGGCGTTCCTCGGGCTGATGGGCCGCTTCGGCGATTCCACCGGCGTGCCGGTAACGGCGATCACCATTACCTCCAGCGTCGATCCCTCGCGGCTCGACAGCCAGGACCTGCTGGTGATCGGCGGCTCGCAGCTCGCCGGCGGCACCCTGTTCGACAGCGCCCCGGTGCGTTTCGTGAACGGCCATCTCCAGGTTTCGGAACGCTCGCCGCTGCAATACGTCACGTCGCTCTTCGGCGGCACGCGCAGTGACGATCCCGCCGACGCGGCACCGATGGTCTACAACGCCCGGGGCTTTTCCGGCATCGTCAGCTTCCGCTCGCCTTACGCCTCGGACCGCACGGTCGTTGCCGTCCTGGCCGACGATCCCTCGGCCCTTCCCGGCCTCGTCGACGGCATGGCCGACGTGAAGTTCAACGCCTCGATCCAGGGTGATCTCGCGGTCACCAAGGGCGACGGCATGGCCAGCTTCGCGATCGGCGACCGTTACTGGACCGGTTCGCTGCCGGTCTGGATGAAGCTGGCCTACTGGTTCAGCCAGCGCCCGATGCTGATGGCGATCTTCGCGCTTGCCCTTGCCGTGCTGCTGGCAGGGCCTGCCTATCTCTACTTCCGCGGCCAGGCTGCCCGCCGCCTCGGCAATACGGACGATACCGCATGA
- a CDS encoding cellulose synthase operon protein YhjQ/BcsQ, translating into MPVILCHGPKGGTGTTFVAAHLAMGLSAEGADVTVLTFAARDTMPLHFGLSQAISLPSLTAPADEAVLVGGINLRHWTRSADDADLLPMLNDLGYLSPGKDRVMVLDVPSGDWRAARRIAQAACAHVCPLTVQPDSLALLPQMFDEAGTDGLSRTAFVINALDETRRLSRHGAAFVRELAGQRLIGRIRSDEAVPEAMAMLQPLSRYAPASAALSDVRAISAKLVDALHSTDPVWIAPSAASRAA; encoded by the coding sequence ATGCCCGTCATTCTCTGCCACGGACCCAAGGGCGGCACCGGCACGACCTTTGTCGCCGCGCACCTCGCGATGGGGCTGTCCGCCGAAGGCGCCGACGTCACCGTGCTGACGTTTGCAGCGCGCGATACCATGCCGCTTCATTTCGGCCTGTCGCAGGCGATCAGCCTTCCTTCGCTGACCGCGCCTGCCGACGAGGCGGTGCTGGTCGGCGGCATCAACTTGCGCCACTGGACCCGTTCGGCCGACGACGCCGACCTGCTGCCGATGCTGAACGATCTTGGCTATCTCTCGCCCGGCAAGGACCGGGTCATGGTGCTGGACGTTCCGTCAGGCGACTGGCGCGCCGCCCGGCGCATCGCCCAGGCTGCCTGCGCCCACGTCTGCCCCCTGACCGTGCAGCCCGACAGCCTCGCCCTGCTCCCGCAGATGTTCGACGAAGCCGGGACCGACGGCCTGTCGCGCACGGCCTTTGTCATCAACGCTCTTGACGAGACCCGCCGCCTGTCCCGCCACGGCGCCGCCTTCGTGCGCGAGCTGGCCGGCCAGCGGCTGATCGGCCGCATCCGCTCCGACGAAGCGGTGCCCGAGGCGATGGCGATGCTGCAGCCGCTGTCCCGCTACGCCCCGGCCAGCGCCGCGCTCAGCGATGTGCGCGCGATTTCGGCCAAGCTGGTCGACGCGCTTCATTCCACCGATCCGGTCTGGATCGCCCCCTCCGCGGCGAGCCGCGCTGCATGA